A single window of Drosophila suzukii chromosome 3, CBGP_Dsuzu_IsoJpt1.0, whole genome shotgun sequence DNA harbors:
- the LOC139353200 gene encoding uncharacterized protein — protein MLQECNPHLPAKDWKVVKVEEHEGDVTQAVLVLNKESVAPIETARGVLNFGFSAIHIKVYKGDSKATSSSAGNSAEQVLAEELEAPGGPEDGYSTDSSLSREMRALGPAIEDVDLSDTEEADVTVVEVEAVDVTKTSTNKPSPQ, from the coding sequence atgttgcaagaatgcaacccgcacctccccgcgaaggactggaaagtcgtcaaggtggaggagcatgaaggggatgtcacccaggcggttttggtcctgaacaaggagtcagtagctccgatcgagactgctcgaggagtgctgaacttcgggttcagtgcgatacacatcaaagtgtataagggcgactccaaagccactagcagctctgccggcaactcagccgagcaggtgcttgctgaggagttggaggcacctggtgggccggaggacggctactctaccgattcgtcgctaagcagagagatgcgagcgctcggaccggcaatcgaggacgtagacctcagcgacacagaggaggccgacgtcactgtggtggaggttgaagctgtagatgtcactaagacttctacaaataaaccttcaccacagtaa